One part of the Anopheles merus strain MAF chromosome 3L, AmerM5.1, whole genome shotgun sequence genome encodes these proteins:
- the LOC121599332 gene encoding uncharacterized protein LOC121599332 isoform X1: MASPSCWRILTRRKVLSFDGSSEKLGRILNTFDLTALGVGATLGVGVYVLAGHVSKDQAGPSVVLSFLIAAAASFLAGLCYAEFGARVPKSGSAYIYSYVCIGEFMAFIIGWNLMLEYIIGSASVSRGLSLYIDTLANDTMKTRFLEVAPIEWDFMSSYFDFFAFTVAILLGIALAFGLKKSTMVNNAFTVLNLFIVLFVIIAGAIKADPENWRIKPENVSSLYNAGEGGFFPFGFEGTLRGAATCFFGFVGFDCIATTGEEVRNPRKAIPRAILCSLTIIFLAYFGVSTVLTLVWPYYKQDVNAPLPHVFNEIGWHFAKWIVAIGGIIGLVASLFGAMFPQPRIIYAMAQDRLIFRVLGEVSPRFKTPVFGTLCAAMLTGTLGGLFDLKALVNMLSIGTLMAYTVVAISILILRFSENPDPAIPSTSTRDPYESSNLLKARERVTGSAFFKQLFNLSCIRLPTNVSSSVVGVLVTIYCLLAIALSLTIFYAKDAIFYDMELWAWILFGVLLGLTLLVLLLISIQPRERADAPFRVPLVPLLPGISIFVNIYLMLMLDVYTWIRFGIWMGIGLVIYFTCVCCNKRAAKNPDVRVPHFPPVETTSEMGYRRNDDGEDDDHTADLENGSVTVTGSDLTVREHTNYPQQNGYYTQNLSTAISVETAEKEARMMELKPTLPTKEVVIAQTVLAAAGTVSEPEEEQRQMKQPRSNASTPKSSFDEIIPLSEETVRGFKEKVEPNGKVYFVTQEQESGEQRDKHKVMPLSSGESIEPVSITDEKETSRAIAFLDHILDDEDTLPSGEEGLSSGNYIPRTPNGDDESLASPVFREQSVIADIHRADDSIVEVQQEMAKADAEEPTSTSVNDHQPEEQKVVQDIKADSDKETQPPTIVIASEDGPTDVGTDKQKVKPRVMYIAGMGEDGAPAPKELTEEEQDYINFRAAEKERFMNRLSTLLVNPVKAPLKRLQQPDETRLEEEQDYSARQEATVSVPPTVPGISRSTSEPSFVLLRNKLSHSNSPQESETDEPEVDRVRSEYSSVVIPPAPKFDETLFNTIRAGSVIPGTPKSPIPAAPIFDPVLFNTLGKGKSQRASILPTEATQPTTGAVPTPAATPTEGQYYEVELKKLKPVPSSTTILVTTLKPRDEPTSPEPTSPSSSNPRDAFKSRLEKILLRGPLDATGRPKTLQPSMMAAVSEDNLQRPIGEQQPPASSTDSGLSMGSSSNSLAPATPRDAAKPRDESFRDRARGFDTAKKKQKLLFDDVLKSINPETRPSSIRNSVEHRVSFRNFKDGLRKTVPPKQFLPDA, from the exons ATGGCCAGTCCTTCATGTTGGCGCATTCTGACCCGCAGGAAAGTGCTCTCCTTCGATGGGAGCTCGGAGAAGCTGGGCCGGATACTGAATACCTTTGACCTCACGGCGCTCGGTGTGGGCGCCACGCTCGGGGTCGGTGTGTACGTGCTCGCTGGCCATGTCTCGAAGGATCAAGCTGGTCCGTCGGTCGTGCTGTCGTTTTTGATTGCAGCGGCGGCGTCCTTTCTGGCTG GGCTGTGCTACGCTGAGTTCGGAGCACGCGTCCCCAAGTCAGGATCGGCGTACATCTACAGCTACGTGTGCATCGGTGAGTTTATGGCGTTCATCATCGGCTGGAACCTGATGCTGGAGTACATCATTGGATCGGCGAGTGTGTCACGGGGCCTGAGTCTGTACATAGACACGCTGGCAAACGATACGATGAAGACGCGCTTCCTCGAGGTGGCGCCTATCGAGTGGGACTTTATGTCTAGCTACTTTGACTTTTTCGCCTTCACTGTCGCGATCTTGCTTGGCA TCGCACTGGCATTTGGCCTCAAAAAGTCTACCATGGTCAACAATGCCTTTACCGTGCTTAATCTCTTTATCGTGCTGTTCGTCATCATAGCGGGCGCCATTAAGGCTGATCCGGAAAACTGGCGCATAAAGCCGGAAAACGTGTCCAGCCTGTACAACGCGGGCGAGGGAGGCTTTTTCCCGTTCGGGTTCGAGGGAACGCTCCGCGGCGCTGCTACCTGTTTCTTTGGCTTCGTCGGGTTCGACTGCATTGCGACGACGGGCGAGGAAGTGCGCAATCCACGTAAGGCAATCCCGCGAGCGATCCTGTGCTCGTTGACGATCATCTTCCTCGCCTACTTCGGTGTCTCCACGGTGCTGACGCTCGTTTGGCCGTACTACAAACAGGACGTTAACGCTCCGCTGCCGCACGTTTTCAACGAAATTGGTTGGCACTTTGCCAAATGGATTGTGGCCATCGGGGGTATCATCGGGCTGGTGGCAAGCTTGTTCGGGGCCATGTTTCCACAGCCGCGTATCATCTACGCTATGGCACAGGACAGGCTGATCTTCCGGGTGCTGGGTGAGGTTAGTCCACGGTTTAAGACGCCCGTTTTTGGGACGCTCTGTGCAGCCATGCTTACCGGTACGTTGGGCGGTCTGTTCGATCTGAAAGCGTTGGTCAACATGCTGTCGATCGGAACGCTAATGGCGTACACGGTCGTAGCGATCTCGATACTCATTCTAAG ATTTTCCGAAAACCCCGATCCAGCCATTCCCTCTACCAGCACTCGAGACCCGTACGAGTCATCGAACCTACTGAAGGCACGTGAACGTGTTACCGGTTCCGCTTTCTTCAAGCAGCTGTTCAATCTGTCCTGCATTCGTTTACCGACGAACGTGTCCAGCAGTGTGGTCGGAGTGCTGGTGACAATCTACT GTCTACTAGCGATTGCACTTTCGCTCACGATCTTCTACGCTAAAGACGCAATCTTCTACGATATGGAACTGTGGGCCTGGATACTGTTCGGAGTACTGCTCGGTCTGACGCtgcttgtgctgctgctcatcTCGATACAGCCACGGGAAAGGGCGGATGCACCGTTTCGAGTGCCGCTAGTGCCGCTGCTACCGGGGATCAGTATTTTTGTGAACATTTatctgatgctgatgctggacGTCTACACCTGGATACGCTTTGGCATATGGATGGGAATTG GACTAGTTATCTACTTTACCTGCGTTTGCTGTAACAAGCGGGCAGCGAAAAATCCCGATGTGCGTGTGCCACATTTCCCTCCCGTAGAGACCACTTCCGAAATGGGCTATCGAAGgaatgatgatggtgaggATGATGATCATACGGCAGATCTAGAAAATGGATCCGTAACAGTAACCGGCTCGGACCTTACTGTTCGCGAGCACACTAACTATCCTCAGCAGAATGGATACTATACACAGAATCTAAGCACAGCTATATCGGTTGAAACAGCCGAAAAGGAAGCACGAATGATGGAACTGAAACCGACGCTCCCCACAAAGGAGGTGGTCATTGCTCAGACTGTTTTAGCTGCTGCAGGTACTGTTTCCGAGCCGGAAGAGGAGCAGCGTCAAATGAAACAACCGAGATCGAACGCGTCAACACCAAAGAGTAGCTTCGATGAGATTATACCACTGTCCGAGGAAACGGTTCGTGGGTTTAAGGAAAAGGTTGAACCTAATGGGAAGGTTTACTTTGTGACACAGGAACAAGAAAGTGGTGAACAACGAGACAAACATAAAGTAATGCCACTAAGTAGTGGGGAATCCATCGAACCTGTCTCGATAACGGACGAGAAGGAAACTTCCCGAGCGATCGCGTTTTTAGATCACATACTAGACGATGAAGACACGCTACCGTCCGGCGAGGAAGGTCTCAGCTCGGGAAACTACATCCCCAGAACACCGAACGGTGATGATGAGTCGTTGGCTAGTCCCGTTTTTCGTGAGCAATCGGTCATTGCCGATATTCACCGGGCGGACGATAGTATCGTGGAAGTGCAACAGGAAATGGCTAAAGCCGATGCGGAAGAGCCTACCTCTACCTCAGTCAACGATCACCAGCCAGAGGAACAGAAAGTAGTGCAAGATATCAAGGCCGATTCTGATAAAGAAACGCAACCTCCTACGATAGTGATAGCTAGTGAAGATGGTCCCACCGATGTTGGAACCGATAAGCAGAAGGTAAAGCCACGTGTCATGTATATCGCGGGAATGGGAGAAGACGGAGCACCGGCACCGAAGGAGCTGACCGAAGAAGAGCAAGACTACATCAACTTCCGAGCGGCAGAGAAGGAACGGTTTATGAACCGGTTAAGCACGCTGCTCGTTAATCCAGTTAAAGCACCTCTAAAGCGTCTACAGCAGCCGGATGAGACGCGGCTGGAAGAGGAGCAAGACTATTCTGCCCGGCAAGAGGCCACGGTATCCGTGCCACCAACTGTACCGGGCATTAGCCGTTCCACCAGTGAACCGAGCTTCGTACTGTTGCGAAACAAGCTAAGTCACTCTAACTCCCCGCAGGAAAGCGAAACGGACGAACCGGAAGTCGACCGGGTACGATCCGAGTACAGCAGCGTGGTGATACCTCCCGCACCCAAGTTTGACGAAACGCTGTTCAACACTATCCGTGCCGGGTCAGTTATACCGGGCACACCGAAGAGTCCCATCCCGGCCGCACCCATCTTCGATCCGGTGCTGTTCAACACGCTCGGCAAAGGAAAATCCCAACGAGCATCGATTCTCCCAACGGAAGCAACACAACCAACAACGGGAGCGGTCCCGACACCGGCTGCAACTCCCACTGAGGGACAATATTATGAAGTGGAGTTGAAAAAGCTGAAACCTGTACCCAGCTCCACGACCATACTGGTCACCACTCTCAAACCACGCGATGAACCTACCAGCCCCGAACCGACTTCACCATCCTCCTCTAATCCACGCGATGCTTTCAAATCGCGGCTGGAGAAGATTCTACTGCGTGGACCGCTGGACGCAACGGGTCGCCCGAAAACGTTGCAACCGAGCATGATGGCAGCGGTCAGTGAAGATAACCTTCAGCGACCAATTGGTGAACAACAACCACCGGCATCCAGCACGGATTCGGGACTCAGTATGGGTTCGTCCAGCAATTCGCTAGCTCCCGCCACACCGCGGGATGCAGCAAAACCGCGGGACGAAAGCTTCCGTGACCGGGCGCGCGGGTTCGATACGgcgaaaaagaaacagaagcTCCTGTTCGACGACGTGCTCAAGTCGATCAATCCCGAGACGCGTCCAAGCAGCATACGCAACTCGGTCGAGCATCGGGTGTCGTTCCGCAACTTCAAGGACGGTCTCAGAAAAACGGTACCACCGAAACAGTTTCTGCCCGACGCTTAG
- the LOC121599332 gene encoding cationic amino acid transporter 2-like isoform X2 produces MASPSCWRILTRRKVLSFDGSSEKLGRILNTFDLTALGVGATLGVGVYVLAGHVSKDQAGPSVVLSFLIAAAASFLAGLCYAEFGARVPKSGSAYIYSYVCIGEFMAFIIGWNLMLEYIIGSASVSRGLSLYIDTLANDTMKTRFLEVAPIEWDFMSSYFDFFAFTVAILLGIALAFGLKKSTMVNNAFTVLNLFIVLFVIIAGAIKADPENWRIKPENVSSLYNAGEGGFFPFGFEGTLRGAATCFFGFVGFDCIATTGEEVRNPRKAIPRAILCSLTIIFLAYFGVSTVLTLVWPYYKQDVNAPLPHVFNEIGWHFAKWIVAIGGIIGLVASLFGAMFPQPRIIYAMAQDRLIFRVLGEVSPRFKTPVFGTLCAAMLTGTLGGLFDLKALVNMLSIGTLMAYTVVAISILILRFSENPDPAIPSTSTRDPYESSNLLKARERVTGSAFFKQLFNLSCIRLPTNVSSSVVGVLVTIYCLLAIALSLTIFYAKDAIFYDMELWAWILFGVLLGLTLLVLLLISIQPRERADAPFRVPLVPLLPGISIFVNIYLMLMLDVYTWIRFGIWMGIGLSLYAFYGFKNSYREVYASQFGWTKLKYVH; encoded by the exons ATGGCCAGTCCTTCATGTTGGCGCATTCTGACCCGCAGGAAAGTGCTCTCCTTCGATGGGAGCTCGGAGAAGCTGGGCCGGATACTGAATACCTTTGACCTCACGGCGCTCGGTGTGGGCGCCACGCTCGGGGTCGGTGTGTACGTGCTCGCTGGCCATGTCTCGAAGGATCAAGCTGGTCCGTCGGTCGTGCTGTCGTTTTTGATTGCAGCGGCGGCGTCCTTTCTGGCTG GGCTGTGCTACGCTGAGTTCGGAGCACGCGTCCCCAAGTCAGGATCGGCGTACATCTACAGCTACGTGTGCATCGGTGAGTTTATGGCGTTCATCATCGGCTGGAACCTGATGCTGGAGTACATCATTGGATCGGCGAGTGTGTCACGGGGCCTGAGTCTGTACATAGACACGCTGGCAAACGATACGATGAAGACGCGCTTCCTCGAGGTGGCGCCTATCGAGTGGGACTTTATGTCTAGCTACTTTGACTTTTTCGCCTTCACTGTCGCGATCTTGCTTGGCA TCGCACTGGCATTTGGCCTCAAAAAGTCTACCATGGTCAACAATGCCTTTACCGTGCTTAATCTCTTTATCGTGCTGTTCGTCATCATAGCGGGCGCCATTAAGGCTGATCCGGAAAACTGGCGCATAAAGCCGGAAAACGTGTCCAGCCTGTACAACGCGGGCGAGGGAGGCTTTTTCCCGTTCGGGTTCGAGGGAACGCTCCGCGGCGCTGCTACCTGTTTCTTTGGCTTCGTCGGGTTCGACTGCATTGCGACGACGGGCGAGGAAGTGCGCAATCCACGTAAGGCAATCCCGCGAGCGATCCTGTGCTCGTTGACGATCATCTTCCTCGCCTACTTCGGTGTCTCCACGGTGCTGACGCTCGTTTGGCCGTACTACAAACAGGACGTTAACGCTCCGCTGCCGCACGTTTTCAACGAAATTGGTTGGCACTTTGCCAAATGGATTGTGGCCATCGGGGGTATCATCGGGCTGGTGGCAAGCTTGTTCGGGGCCATGTTTCCACAGCCGCGTATCATCTACGCTATGGCACAGGACAGGCTGATCTTCCGGGTGCTGGGTGAGGTTAGTCCACGGTTTAAGACGCCCGTTTTTGGGACGCTCTGTGCAGCCATGCTTACCGGTACGTTGGGCGGTCTGTTCGATCTGAAAGCGTTGGTCAACATGCTGTCGATCGGAACGCTAATGGCGTACACGGTCGTAGCGATCTCGATACTCATTCTAAG ATTTTCCGAAAACCCCGATCCAGCCATTCCCTCTACCAGCACTCGAGACCCGTACGAGTCATCGAACCTACTGAAGGCACGTGAACGTGTTACCGGTTCCGCTTTCTTCAAGCAGCTGTTCAATCTGTCCTGCATTCGTTTACCGACGAACGTGTCCAGCAGTGTGGTCGGAGTGCTGGTGACAATCTACT GTCTACTAGCGATTGCACTTTCGCTCACGATCTTCTACGCTAAAGACGCAATCTTCTACGATATGGAACTGTGGGCCTGGATACTGTTCGGAGTACTGCTCGGTCTGACGCtgcttgtgctgctgctcatcTCGATACAGCCACGGGAAAGGGCGGATGCACCGTTTCGAGTGCCGCTAGTGCCGCTGCTACCGGGGATCAGTATTTTTGTGAACATTTatctgatgctgatgctggacGTCTACACCTGGATACGCTTTGGCATATGGATGGGAATTG GATTGTCGCTGTACGCGTTCTATGGTTTCAAGAACAGCTATAGAGAAGTGTACGCCAGCCAGTTCGGGTGGACCAAGCTGAAGTACGTCCACTAG